Genomic DNA from Denticeps clupeoides unplaced genomic scaffold, fDenClu1.1, whole genome shotgun sequence:
gactgtccctgtagattagattagattagattcaactttattgtcattacacatgtacaagtacagggcaacgaaatgtagtagtacagggcaacgaaatgtagtctacttactatgaacctgagtgtctccagggggggactgtccctgtaactacttactactACATTACTGAATGTAGTTTGGCGGTTTGTTGTCGTGTTTTCATGAGAACGTTGAAATgttctatttctttatttctggctCCAGGCTGCATGAGAACATCGCTGCTCAACGGCTGCAGAAATGGGGAACGCACCATCAGAAGCTCACATGGGCGACCGTCtgagatgctgtaaatgtaataaagttCTGCCTCCGTGCTACTCCTTCTCGGACATTTACCAGAGCACCATCCATGGGCGCAACGTGTACGTCTTCAGAGGTGGAGAATATTACAGACCAGTGGGCCACGATAATGCATACGAGTGtgaatattgttttaataaaccAATAAGAGACGAGGAGAGgcggagagaagaagaaagaaggagagaggaggagaggcggagagaagaagaaagaaggagagaggaggagaggcggagagaagaagaacgaaggagagaggaggagaggcggagagaagaagaacgaaggagagaggaggagaggaagagagaagaagaacgaaggagagaggaggagaggaagagagaagaagaacgaaggagagaggaggagaggcagagagaagaagaaagaaggagagaggaggagaggaggagagaagaagaacgaaggagagaggaggagaggcagagagaagaagaaagaaggagagaggaggagaggaggagagaagaagaaaggagacAAGAAGAACTAAATCAGAGACTTGAAGAATCACACCAGCAAGCTGAAGAGCAGCTTGAGAAACAGTTGAATAGTGACATCTCAGAGGAACAGGAGTCCAAGCGACAAGTTCTAATCAGCTGTCTGGATGAGTTTGAACCCAACTGTGAACTGAAGAGTGACCGTGATGAGCTTCTGGAAACCCTCTCATCAAAATGTAGCATCGCTGTTTCAAACCTGAGTCCTGCTCAGCTGACTTCAGTCCAGCTCGGGAACATCTTGTCAGCCCTGGACAGCCTTCTGTTTGCTGAATGGATATGTGCTCCTCCATCCCTTAGTACTCTGGAGCACGCTCAAGTGTTCCTCGCAGAACTGTGCACCCTGTCTATGGAGCTATCTGAGGAGCTTTCTCTACAGTGCATCTCCAATAAGGTTCAGTCCTTTGTGGGGTCCATCAGCCAGATGGCATCCAATGCTTATGAGGGTCTCCTGCTGACTCAAGCCCTGTACCTTAATGTGAGGCACCTAGTCTCTGGCCAAGACAGCTGTGATGCACTTCTCATTGCGAAACGATGGGCTGAAGAGGACCTTTCCACCGAGGAcctgtttcttgtagaatttcTTGGCACCCTCACATCATCACTACAGAATGTGGTAGAAAGAGCCtccttgttcattttaaatatggaaATCAAGTGCTTGGAGCTTCTCTTATTTACACTGACACATCTGAAGGACAAGGAAAGCCACTCAGAACCAGCTAAAATGCTCCTCAGacttgtggaaaaaaatgaatggaccCCACCTGAGACAGTGGCTCTTCTCAAAGCACTTTCTGAGAAATACACAGAGGATGGTCCAGTGAGTGACATTCTCATGCTGGTGAACGTGTATGACCTGTCACCAGAGTGGACTGATGACTCCGGACGCTCCATCATTCAGGCTCTGGACTTTGTCGGCCCTGAGAAGTTCCATCTGGAGTTCCAAACGATCCTCAGGAAGCAAGACGAGAACAATCTGGACTCGGCTCTAACAGACTTAAAATCTTGCAGcgatgtggacgattctgctGTTGGTTTGATAAAAATCGTTATCAGCAGCGTCCTTCGGTATTCCGAAGATGCTCCAAAGGTCCAACCGTTTATGAAATATTCCTGTAAACGTTCAGACCTGAGCGCAGATGACGTCCAGAACTGTCTGTCTCGGCTCTGCAAAGCTGTTTTTGACACGAAAGGCTGGTGGCCCACCGTGCAGCACATGCTGcggtggtgtgtgttggtgctaaCGGAGAGTGGTGGACCACCAGAACTGGTGGGTGTAGAAGAGGAGCCATGCGTCACGGCCATGTTTGCAGCAGCTCAGGTCTGCATGGGCAACAAGCTGGACATTGTGCTAAGCTCTGATATTCAGTCACGGGAGCACGTCAACGAGTGGTCTGACTTCTACAGGTTCCTCGGGATGTCCCTCAACACGAACGTGAACCAGGAACACGTGTCACCGTGGGACCTATATGAAGCAGACGTCGTGTGCGGTACCATGGACTTCTTTATCTCTGATTACTTCCATCACGGCTTAGAGGTAATGGAGACGGGACGTTCTCGCCATGCCAGAGGATTTATCATTGGAGAAATCCATAATCTGGAACCTTCAAGACTTGAGGAAAACAACACGCTAGTGTTCGCTGCTGAGACCCTGAAGAACCTCATTGGTTGTTTTCACAGTGGAGATATGGAAGCGAGAAATGGGGTCATCAAGGCCATTTTCCAGGTGCTCCACATGAACctaaataaatgcacagattCTGATGCTAAAATTGTGACCATCTTACAAACATGTGGTGGAGAAGCACTTCCTCCTGTCCAGGTCTACATTCTAAACCTTCTCGAGGGTGTCCTGAAATTGCTACGGGGAGAACCAGAAGGCACGTTGTGTTTGGAGAGTTTATTTGCTTGTGCGGGGCGAGCCGTGAAAAGAGAAGCGACCACAGAACTCTTCCAGAAGGCGTCAAGTATTGTAGCACAACGGCTTTGGTCACCAGTAGAAGTCTTGAATCTTCTGGCAGCATTAACAGACCACTATCAGGATGAGGCCACCATCATGAAGATTCTGCATCTCATGGAAACATATCAGGTGTCTTCTGAGTGGACCGATGAGAAGAACCGTTCTGTCCCTCAGCTTCTGTGCTCTTCTGAAATAAAGAACCTGATCCAGCATTTAGAGAAGAGTTTCAgagttgagaaggagaagagCATTGACTGCCTGTTTGATGAATTGCGGCAAATGAAAACCATTGATGAAGGAACGCTGGAGAAATCGTACTTTATAGTAAAAGGTGTGCAAAACTTGATTGAATCTGGTGAAATGGAAGCCCACAGAGATGTGCAGCAAGCGAAGAACCTGAGTCACAGCGTGGacgaggaggaccttcaggagATCCTGGCGGTCTTGTGCAACGCTGTCCACCTGCGCATGGCTGCAGGGAAGTGGTGGCCCAGGGCCACTCAGATGATAGGCTGGTGCCTCCTGGCCTTGTCTGACACCGGGAAGCTCTTGGAGATGGGCACCGGAGAGGGCAAGTCTTGTGTCATCGCCATGTTTGCTGCGCTGCGCGCACTTCGTGGCGAGAAGGTAGATGTggtctccagctctgctgtgttgTGTCAGAGAGATGCAGAAGAATGGGCCAACTTCTACTCATACTTTGGCGTCACAgttgacacaaacacaaataaaaacgaTGACAAGCACAGGAAGGAATGCTACCAGAAGGACGTGGTCTACGGAACCACTGAAGCTTTCGCCGCGGATCACATTCGGCAGATTTTTGAGATGAAGGACGTGAGGCCCGATCGCGCCTATCAGTGCATCGTCATTGATGAAGTGGACTCGCTGCTCCTGGATCAGGGCGTGCAGCTGACCTACCTGTCCAGCCCCATGGCCTGCATGCAGCATCTGAACGTTCTCCTGGCCATGATCTGGGGCCATGTCAGCCAGTACGGCTTTTTGACGACAGGACAAGAGACGTTCCTACAGGCCCCCCCCGCTTCGTTCTTCAAGGCCATATTTGACTCCATCGACACAGAAGGATGTGAAATTAACGACCCCATGGACATTTTACGTATTGCAGAAGAATCGCAGGTCGTGCCAGAAGGATTTGCAGAGGACATGTACAAAAGCGAAAAAGAGGAACTCTTCAGGAAACTGAAGACAGTGAGTCAGGATGCAGTGGTCAGTTTTTTCCAAGAACTTGAGGACTATGTGCCGTATGGTTTTACTGTCTACACTTTGGACGACGATGGACTGCTCTGTCTTAGAAAGGCCAGTCCGTACAACAACTGGGACATTCCAGAGCTGATGTTTCTGGTCCTGGAGGACGGCTTGTGCTGTGCGCTCTATGAGTCAGAAGAAACTCTCATCGAGCCCATTGCAACTTTAATCTCCGAGAAGATTCAGTACACACCTTGTGCAGACCCCAAGGACTGCATCAGCACGCCGGGGTTCCTGAGGAACCTGATCGATGCGAAGCTGCCAGCGTGGGTCCAGAACGCCTTTCTCGCCAAGCGTCTGAAGCAAGGACGGGAGTACGTCGTGGAGAACGACAGCGTCTGTCCCGTGGACTTCAGGTCCACTGGTATCGTAGAGCTGAATAAGAAATTGGGGTGACGGTC
This window encodes:
- the LOC114773126 gene encoding LOW QUALITY PROTEIN: uncharacterized protein LOC114773126 (The sequence of the model RefSeq protein was modified relative to this genomic sequence to represent the inferred CDS: deleted 2 bases in 2 codons) → MELSEELSLQCISNKVQSFVGSISQMASNAYEGLLLTQALYLNVRHLVSGQDSCDALLIAKRWAEEDLSTEDLFLVEFLGTLTSSLQNVVERASLFILNMEIKCLELLLFTLTHLKDKESHSEPAKMLLRLVEKNEWTPPETVALLKALSEKYTEDGPVSDILMLVNVYDLSPEWTDDSGRSIIQALDFVGPEKFHLEFQTILRKQDENNLDSALTDLKSCSDVDDSAVGLIKIVISSVLRYSEDAPKVQPFMKYSCKRSDLSADDVQNCLSRLCKAVFDTKGWWPTVQHMLRWCVLVLTESGGPPELVGVEEEPCVTAMFAAAQVCMGNKLDIVLSSDIQSREHVNEWSDFYRFLGMSLNTNVNQEHVSPWDLYEADVVCGTMDFFISDYFHHGLEVMETGRSRHARGFIIGEIHNLEPSRLEENNTLVFAAETLKNLIGCFHSGDMEARNGVIKAIFQVLHMNLNKCTDSDAKIVTILQTCGGEALPPVQVYILNLLEGVLKLLRGEPEGTLCLESLFACAGRAVKREATTELFQKASSIVAQRLWSPVEVLNLLAALTDHYQDEATIMKILHLMETYQVSSEWTDEKNRSVPQLLCSSEIKNLIQHLEKSFRVEKEKSIDCLFDELRQMKTIDEGTLEKSYFIVKGVQNLIESGEMEAHRDVQQAKNLSHSVDEEDLQEILAVLCNAVHLRMAAGKWWPRATQMIGWCLLALSDTGKLLEMGTGEGKSCVIAMFAALRALRGEKVDVVSSSAVLCQRDAEEWANFYSYFGVTVDTNTNKNDDKHRKECYQKDVVYGTTEAFAADHIRQIFEMKDVRPDRAYQCIVIDEVDSLLLDQGVQLTYLSSPMACMQHLNVLLAMIWGHVSQYGFLTTGQETFLQAPPASFFKAIFDSIDTEGCEINDPMDILRIAEESQVVPEGFAEDMYKSEKEELFRKLKTVSQDAVVSFFQELEDYVPYGFTVYTLDDDGLLCLRKASPYNNWDIPELMFLVLEDGLCCALYESEETLIEPIATLISEKIQYTPCADPKDCISTPGFLRNLIDAKLPAWVQNAFLAKRLKQGREYVVENDSVCPVDFRSTGIVELNKKWGDGLQQFIEIKHQVKLSTVSTVTNYISNIAFFEKYHGKIYGTTGTLGTEADMLFLEDLYSNLSACKMPTFNRKKLFEVKGALRSSAEEWKCEIKQVVMSQITPNSYRRGRAALVICETINVAKEIHEELKNVVPGEVILYCRSDKDSLSKIEKELLPGDVIVATNLAGRGTDIKVSKEVNNNGGLFVILSFLSENRRVELQAFGRTARKGKPGSAQVIVTTGHLQETFRTVSSLEEAKETRDMLAAEKIHDMTSDVAEMRLREDLFSEYCETLQDIHRNTDGDEKRAVVAVMNEFWGIWLQTKSDEIDKLKRDELQKSLKADLSLAKIQSQSLTHHVLASTITSSLGILHWMNINGTPVANSLKKPWSKMSAGHP